The sequence GCTTGAAGCATCTGAGCAGAAATGGCTTAAGCCCCTGGTGATTATCGCAATGGATACAGGTCTGCGGCTTTCAAACATCTGCGATCTCAAGTGGTCTGAAGTAAATCTTTTCAGCAAAATGATCACCATGGACGCAGAGGCCATGAAGAACGACGACTATCTCGGCGTGCCCCTGACTGACAGGATCTTTCAGGTCTTCAAGGAATTGCGCAAGACGCAGAGTCTTTCAGGTTATGTCTTCCACGACAACGGGAAGAAGCTTTACGACCGGAAGGTGCAGAGGGCTTTCAGAGGAGCACTGAAAGAGGCCAAGATCGGTAACTTTCACTTCCACGATCTGAGACATACCTTTGCAAGCTATCTAAGGCAGAAAGGTGTGGATCTGCACGCCATATCAACGCTGCTCGGTCACAAAGATCTGAGGATGACGAAGAGGTATGCGCACCTTAATGTTGACAGTCTCAGGAGAGCGGTTTCAGTCCTTGAGGTAAAAACTGGTTACATTTTGGCTACAGTTGAAGGGGAGAGGGAGACTGTATGCTCCGTAACCCCTTGATTTTATTGGCGGTCCCAACGGGAATCGAACCCGTGTTTTAGCCTTGAGAGGGCCACGTCCTAGACCGCTAGACGATGGGACCATGATGGCTGGGGAGAGAGGATTCGAACCCCTATAAGCAGATCCAGAATCTGCCGTCTTGCCCTTGGACGACTCCCCAAATGAATAGATTTTATATCATAAAACAGGCTATTTTGTAAATGCTTGCGCTTTTGAATCGCCCTTTATTCTTTTGCGGTTACCTTATGTTCAAAGAGGGTCTTCACCTCATCCATAAGCTCATTAATATCCTTAAACTGCCGGTACACAGAGGCAAACCTCACATAGGCTACTTTGTCGAGTTCCTTAAGCGCTGCCATAATCTCCTCGCCGATAGAGGAACTCGGTATCTCCTTTTCGCCAAGCCCGATAAGCTTCTTCTCTATATTGTCAACGATCTCATCTATCTTTTCGATCTCAATAGGTCTTTTTTTACAGGCAATGAGCAGACCACTTCTGATCTTGTCAGCATTAAAAGACTCACGCCGACCGTCCTTCTTGATAACCATAGGGGCCAGCTCTTCAACCCGTTCATAGGAAGTAAAACGCTTGCCGCATTTCAGGCATTCACGCCTGCGGCGGATAGCATTGCCCTCCTTGCTTACGCGCGAGTCAATGACTTTGTCTTCCTGGCTCTCGCAAAAGGGGCACTTCATGAGAGGAACTCAGTTACGCCTAATGTAAACATTCATTACCGATAGATCGGAAACTTATTGCAGAGGACCTTCACCCGCTCGGCAAATGCCTGGATCTTCCCCGGGTCTGTGCAGTTTTCGATGACCGAGGAGATGATCTCAGCTATTTCGACCATCTCTGCCTTGCCCATACCACGGGTCGTAATACTCGGCGTGCCGAGCCTGATGCCGCTCGTCACAGCCGGCGGCCTCGTATCATAGGGGATGGCATTCTTGTTTACGGTTATGCCGGCTTTGTCAAGCGCATCTTCCGCATCCTTGCCTGTACTGTTCTTGTTCGTCAGATCAACGAGCATAAGATGGTTGTCCGTGCCGCCTGAGATGATGCTGAAGCCCCTCTTGATAAGCTCATCGGCAAGGGTCTTTGCATTTTCGACAACACGGCTCTGATATGCCGTGAAATCCTCGGTCATTGCCTCTTTAAATGCAACTGCCTTGGCCGCGATCACATGCACCAGCGGGCCTCCCTGAATGCCGGGAAAGATCACCTTGTCAACCGCCTTTGCATGCTCTGCCCTGCACATGATCATCCCGCCGCGCGGACCCCTGAGGGTCTTATGGGTTGTTGAGGTGACAAAGTCAGCATAAGGGACAGGTGAGGGATGTACCCCTGCAGCGATCAGGCCGGCGATATGGGCAATATCCGCCATCAGATAGGCACCGACTTCTTTTGCAATCTCAGAGAAGCCCTTGAAATCAAGGAGACGGGAATAGGCGCTTGCGCCGACAATGATCATGCGGGGCTTATGCTCCTGCGCAAGCGCCCTCACCTGATCAAGGTCAATGACGCCGTCCTTGTTCACCCCATAAGCAAAATTCTTGTACAGTGTGCCCGAGAAGCTGACTGAGGCGCCATGGGTAAGATGGCCACCATGGCTGAGACTCATGCCGAGTATCGTGTCTCCGGGCTTGATAGCTGCAAAATATACTGCCATGTTCGCCTGGGAGCCTGAATGAGGCT comes from Nitrospirota bacterium and encodes:
- a CDS encoding serine hydroxymethyltransferase, coding for MINDSLKISDPEVFDAIEKEKNREHEKIVLIASENYASQAVLEAQGSIFTNKYAEGYPSKRYYGGCEYADAVEILAIERAKKIFGAEHVNVQPHSGSQANMAVYFAAIKPGDTILGMSLSHGGHLTHGASVSFSGTLYKNFAYGVNKDGVIDLDQVRALAQEHKPRMIIVGASAYSRLLDFKGFSEIAKEVGAYLMADIAHIAGLIAAGVHPSPVPYADFVTSTTHKTLRGPRGGMIMCRAEHAKAVDKVIFPGIQGGPLVHVIAAKAVAFKEAMTEDFTAYQSRVVENAKTLADELIKRGFSIISGGTDNHLMLVDLTNKNSTGKDAEDALDKAGITVNKNAIPYDTRPPAVTSGIRLGTPSITTRGMGKAEMVEIAEIISSVIENCTDPGKIQAFAERVKVLCNKFPIYR
- a CDS encoding site-specific integrase; translated protein: MGLYKRKGSQFYWVSFKLPSGRKILESTKTTNKKLAERIHAKRLMDIQEGRWFETNYKKKPLKEMIERYRTEYTDSKGYYQKARDKSIFKHLYAYFGEDASLSNVEERVGGYEHYRKAESAQTATILKELGLLRRMFNIARKQWKWKIANPVSDIELPKVRNERVRYLSEDEYTNLLQALEASEQKWLKPLVIIAMDTGLRLSNICDLKWSEVNLFSKMITMDAEAMKNDDYLGVPLTDRIFQVFKELRKTQSLSGYVFHDNGKKLYDRKVQRAFRGALKEAKIGNFHFHDLRHTFASYLRQKGVDLHAISTLLGHKDLRMTKRYAHLNVDSLRRAVSVLEVKTGYILATVEGERETVCSVTP
- the nrdR gene encoding transcriptional repressor NrdR; this translates as MKCPFCESQEDKVIDSRVSKEGNAIRRRRECLKCGKRFTSYERVEELAPMVIKKDGRRESFNADKIRSGLLIACKKRPIEIEKIDEIVDNIEKKLIGLGEKEIPSSSIGEEIMAALKELDKVAYVRFASVYRQFKDINELMDEVKTLFEHKVTAKE